In a single window of the Dehalococcoidales bacterium genome:
- a CDS encoding SDR family oxidoreductase: MLKDKVAIITGAGRGLGKEFALRFAAEGARLLLPDISLERAQHTAGEIKAKGGEAHAMLTDISDEKATRQMAAEVMRVYGKADILLNNAALYYGVARRDWDAWTVEDWDRMFAINVRGTYLCCKAVAPLMVKAGKGKIINIASDVFKVSGAHQLMAYACSKSAVYTLTQCLARALGPSGINVNSIAPGFTATEASLSQDPGGAAFDATVDAQCLKRREEPADLPGTAVFLASADSDFITGQYIVVNGGSVLV; the protein is encoded by the coding sequence GTGCTTAAAGATAAAGTAGCTATCATCACCGGGGCCGGCCGCGGCCTGGGCAAAGAGTTCGCCCTAAGGTTCGCCGCGGAAGGCGCCAGACTGCTCCTGCCGGATATCAGCCTGGAGCGGGCGCAGCACACGGCCGGGGAAATCAAGGCCAAAGGCGGCGAGGCGCACGCCATGCTCACGGATATTTCCGATGAAAAAGCCACGCGGCAGATGGCGGCGGAGGTCATGCGCGTTTACGGCAAGGCGGACATCCTGCTGAATAACGCCGCTTTATACTACGGCGTGGCCCGGCGCGACTGGGACGCGTGGACGGTGGAGGACTGGGACCGCATGTTCGCCATTAACGTGCGCGGCACCTATCTCTGCTGCAAGGCGGTGGCCCCGCTGATGGTGAAAGCCGGCAAAGGCAAAATCATCAATATAGCATCCGATGTCTTTAAAGTTTCCGGCGCCCACCAGCTGATGGCCTACGCCTGCTCCAAGTCCGCCGTCTATACGCTTACCCAGTGCCTGGCGCGGGCTTTGGGGCCCTCCGGCATCAACGTCAACAGCATCGCGCCCGGCTTTACCGCTACCGAGGCTTCACTTTCCCAGGACCCCGGGGGGGCGGCCTTCGACGCTACGGTTGACGCCCAGTGCCTGAAGCGCCGTGAAGAGCCGGCCGATTTGCCCGGCACGGCGGTATTCCTGGCTTCCGCCGATTCCGATTTTATTACCGGACAGTATATTGTGGTGAACGGCGGCAGCGTGCTGGTGTAA